Proteins encoded by one window of Gemmatimonadota bacterium:
- a CDS encoding RHS repeat-associated core domain-containing protein gives MRSNSRVAPVVLRSVFGICLSILALSSALAPMALQAQVTKPGAGQNAIPMIGGDANVTVSPETDNVLVTGSGTHTYSFSLGNSGTGNAVAALSITGCTGAVNTCSVSPSSVSLPKNGGSGTATVTYHTAATGTGQITMLVNWGSGNNTSATLNVTMESAQPSVTASPTVWTAESVSTNDPGFTITNNGNTAAQYTLTPSCTGNLNSYVCTVSPSTTVSVAPHGSTTATLNFQTGAYGGGNGTITLTAQSPFGETGSEAVTIVILSEKVSVATQTAPTPPNPSGSATYGFTINATGNNTSPVSYSLVSSCSGALSCGTTPSPSSVSITPSSPGTANVVATAASNLAGGTGTVTLSATFTDSWGHVYTSQNSDSVNVPDIRTAAVQVTPDGSTTYNEANVSTNYLFKVHNAGNVAAQYILSATCTGTVGNACTSRYGSVTIQPNDTAFDAPVDFTTLGAGQNASVSLHATVTATWGPTYADDGSVQVVTLAPTVQVSPVLASLNTQTNSSGTYTFNVHNVGTSGQITYTLQITGCTAPLTSCSAPGSVTVAQGADSIVSVSFQTQGAAGTGQISLRAYKTLVNTYESTAAGTVNVSSRLSLSTAFMNNDDQDMSLCVASCFAMTASRSTVPYYTLDTPRSVTLVYNSDRAFPRPFIYADVSVPSAPAAVSSYTLEVKRLGVNLPFVNGETKLTFAGTSSPGTTYRLAGQIDMSSYGTMIDTVTLVVTAHYANDESDVTSVKTQLMLVNDQSSEIARGWAIAGLQQLSYEPEGGGGASGYMARNGDGSATYFASDGAMAPDFSTLTLNGSVWTRAYPDGSRVLFNASGLMTAAIDRLGRQTTFQYGGSDGFHLVSITEPMRSSGSSTSAPYLALSYDGNGRLAGITETGGANGRTTNVTVDANGYLTRITDPDGGYDSYGYDGSGRLHTITDRRGNTTTYNYDTAWKLSQIVSPSVPLDAGGGSTTTGIPTTSLSSWQAVGVPSDTTAITPAQLTPPSSVVAHIISPTNDTTTITPDRWGQVLSVVDPIGHTTTVERSGIFATVLHHPNGSVDSASYSNGLITAVREAGHSTVHIRYGVFAQSDSTWGGGRAGERIFLNSSNGNADSVRHVGPTPNVLRYTYDALGRVLSVRDEAGHTTHYGYDAVWGNADSVTNAVGSIVHAILDSHGRTASYIDGVDSSVTFAYDSLNRQIAVYQGGSGTTVQTVFDGLLPTTVIDRNSNHTTTHYNALGWATDRCDPTGHCTYYRYDASGRLTSETNRRGQRIDRTYDRLGRLLVKSGDSTSTDTFAYNADEHGVTAWNATETDSLRVHFGTSTLGRADTVTTHVNGTRFQVIHGDLSSWAGVDSTVITTTAPSVTFRKRYLYADTTTGLVSSYNDGFSTMTYSYTSDRLQSATTNVSGTLNTLFLPSHAVEWTQFSASSLTNLNRSQAYDHLLRINQIATVFQSPGNGTSFAYDSLGRLAQTQILVGCTTAVADTISGMTWGSCSGHSVPNVYTYDNEGNRTSQGGTYDTGNRVLTSNGFTYTHDLDGNIIRKYNSSTGEDHQYTWSSDGRLTDVYYNDGLGDSPLIVHYDYNAYGQPVLRSLDSSLDRVWVYDRGQLLGEFNAANGEQRVAEYLYNPGVDDPYGVITGATTPTRIDYLKLDESGSVLGAYEGTTITMTASYDDWGVPSVGVGQAGNLLWKSLHHDEYTGLYYVRARWYDPSLGRFMSEDPAGFAGGVNPYTFADDDPINGSDPSGMFGGSIMNAYNSCGIYCQFASDLYHNRGPSKVPHATLKGANPGCVFCNRVYFIGVHGSGIIGAGPTGGVGLILWSNEGPGIYTTVGGGFGGAVGAGIALGSSTNLSSFRGWSNGSGASVWGISGSYSGNQLGSTYTGGFGPQLGSPLLLIGSQADRTYTKTLTFTDFEEAVMQPIRLWIDQGINEMNAASGRPQ, from the coding sequence ATGAGATCAAATTCTCGTGTTGCTCCTGTCGTGCTTCGTTCGGTATTCGGCATCTGTCTCTCAATCCTCGCATTGAGTTCGGCACTCGCTCCCATGGCGTTGCAGGCCCAGGTCACCAAGCCAGGCGCAGGACAGAATGCCATCCCGATGATAGGCGGCGACGCCAACGTGACCGTTTCTCCCGAGACAGACAATGTTCTGGTTACAGGCAGCGGTACGCATACATACTCGTTCTCTCTTGGGAACAGCGGTACCGGTAACGCCGTAGCTGCGCTCTCCATAACCGGGTGCACTGGAGCGGTGAACACGTGCTCCGTATCTCCGAGCAGTGTCTCGTTACCGAAGAACGGCGGCAGTGGAACCGCGACCGTGACGTATCACACGGCAGCCACGGGTACGGGCCAGATCACGATGCTGGTGAACTGGGGATCGGGGAACAACACTTCCGCCACACTCAACGTGACGATGGAGAGCGCCCAGCCATCGGTGACTGCGAGTCCTACTGTGTGGACGGCTGAAAGTGTAAGTACGAACGACCCGGGTTTCACGATCACCAATAATGGCAACACCGCGGCACAGTACACGCTCACTCCCAGTTGCACCGGCAATCTCAATTCCTATGTGTGTACCGTCAGTCCCTCCACAACGGTATCCGTCGCCCCACACGGATCGACCACGGCTACGCTCAACTTCCAGACTGGTGCTTATGGTGGAGGGAACGGTACGATCACTCTGACGGCGCAATCCCCGTTTGGCGAAACGGGTAGCGAGGCAGTAACGATAGTAATCCTGTCCGAGAAGGTATCTGTTGCTACTCAGACAGCGCCCACGCCTCCCAACCCGAGCGGGAGCGCCACGTATGGCTTCACGATCAATGCGACGGGTAACAATACGAGTCCCGTTAGCTACTCACTGGTGTCCAGTTGTTCCGGCGCGTTGAGCTGCGGTACGACGCCGAGCCCCTCGAGTGTAAGCATTACCCCAAGCAGTCCCGGGACGGCAAACGTCGTTGCCACGGCGGCCAGCAACCTAGCAGGCGGGACTGGAACTGTGACCCTATCGGCTACGTTCACAGACAGCTGGGGTCACGTATACACGAGCCAGAACAGCGACAGCGTGAACGTGCCGGACATACGAACGGCGGCGGTTCAGGTAACGCCGGACGGCTCGACGACTTACAACGAGGCGAACGTATCGACCAACTACCTCTTCAAGGTCCATAATGCGGGCAATGTGGCTGCGCAATATATCCTGAGTGCGACGTGCACGGGGACGGTTGGCAACGCTTGCACCAGTCGGTATGGATCGGTCACGATTCAGCCTAACGACACGGCCTTCGACGCGCCGGTCGATTTTACAACGCTCGGCGCGGGTCAGAACGCAAGCGTCAGTTTGCATGCGACCGTCACCGCGACATGGGGGCCGACCTATGCCGACGACGGATCGGTCCAGGTCGTTACGCTCGCACCGACCGTGCAGGTAAGTCCAGTGCTGGCAAGTCTGAATACTCAGACAAACTCAAGTGGAACGTACACGTTCAACGTGCATAACGTAGGCACCTCCGGTCAAATCACGTACACGCTTCAGATCACGGGTTGCACTGCGCCGCTGACCAGTTGCTCCGCACCGGGGTCGGTCACGGTAGCGCAGGGCGCCGACAGTATTGTCAGTGTATCGTTTCAGACGCAGGGAGCTGCCGGCACGGGGCAGATCAGCCTCCGTGCGTACAAGACGCTCGTGAATACGTATGAATCGACAGCAGCAGGCACTGTCAACGTGAGTTCGCGTCTTTCGCTTTCGACGGCATTCATGAATAATGACGATCAGGACATGAGCCTCTGCGTGGCTTCCTGCTTCGCAATGACGGCGAGTCGGAGCACGGTACCATACTACACACTCGACACGCCGCGAAGTGTGACCTTGGTCTATAACAGTGATCGTGCATTCCCAAGACCATTCATCTACGCCGACGTCTCGGTTCCTTCAGCTCCTGCTGCCGTCAGTAGCTATACGCTGGAAGTGAAGCGGCTCGGGGTCAATCTTCCATTCGTTAATGGAGAGACCAAGCTAACATTCGCCGGCACGAGTTCGCCCGGCACTACCTACCGGCTCGCAGGCCAGATCGACATGTCGAGCTATGGGACAATGATCGACACCGTTACGCTGGTCGTCACCGCTCACTATGCAAACGACGAGAGTGACGTTACATCGGTCAAGACGCAGCTCATGCTCGTAAACGATCAGTCATCGGAGATTGCCCGAGGATGGGCGATTGCTGGTCTGCAGCAGCTATCGTACGAGCCGGAAGGAGGTGGTGGCGCGTCGGGCTACATGGCAAGGAACGGAGACGGATCGGCCACCTACTTTGCCAGCGACGGCGCAATGGCACCTGACTTCAGCACGCTAACGCTCAACGGTTCAGTATGGACGCGCGCATATCCAGACGGCTCAAGAGTGCTATTCAATGCAAGTGGTCTTATGACGGCAGCGATCGACAGACTGGGGCGCCAGACAACATTCCAGTACGGTGGAAGCGACGGCTTCCACCTTGTGAGTATCACGGAGCCCATGCGTTCGAGTGGGAGTTCTACATCAGCGCCATATCTCGCGCTCTCCTATGATGGAAACGGCAGACTCGCCGGCATCACCGAAACCGGCGGCGCAAATGGTCGAACGACGAACGTTACCGTGGATGCCAACGGCTACCTGACTCGTATAACTGACCCCGATGGTGGCTACGACAGTTATGGCTACGACGGATCGGGCAGGCTTCACACGATTACCGACCGACGTGGCAACACTACTACCTATAATTACGACACGGCGTGGAAACTCTCGCAGATCGTAAGCCCATCGGTGCCGCTTGACGCGGGTGGCGGGTCAACTACGACGGGTATTCCAACCACGAGCCTCTCATCATGGCAGGCAGTCGGGGTACCGTCCGACACCACGGCGATCACTCCGGCACAACTCACTCCGCCCTCCAGTGTCGTTGCACACATCATCAGCCCCACCAATGACACTACCACCATCACACCGGACCGCTGGGGGCAGGTCCTCAGCGTAGTGGATCCCATAGGCCACACGACGACCGTCGAGCGCAGCGGAATATTCGCGACTGTTCTGCATCATCCGAATGGAAGTGTCGATTCCGCAAGCTATTCCAACGGGCTCATAACAGCAGTGCGCGAAGCTGGACACAGCACGGTTCACATTCGTTACGGCGTATTTGCCCAGTCCGATAGCACCTGGGGTGGCGGAAGGGCGGGCGAGCGGATCTTCCTGAATAGCAGTAATGGCAACGCCGATTCGGTACGCCATGTCGGTCCGACTCCCAATGTACTCCGATACACGTACGATGCGCTTGGGCGGGTTCTGAGCGTTCGAGACGAGGCGGGTCACACTACGCACTACGGTTACGATGCTGTTTGGGGAAACGCTGATTCAGTTACCAACGCCGTCGGCTCGATCGTTCACGCAATATTGGACTCGCATGGAAGGACAGCGTCTTACATTGATGGTGTTGATAGCTCCGTCACGTTTGCATACGACAGCCTGAACCGACAGATTGCCGTGTATCAGGGCGGGTCCGGAACAACGGTACAAACTGTCTTCGACGGCCTGTTGCCCACTACAGTCATTGACAGGAACTCCAACCACACCACCACACACTACAACGCGCTTGGCTGGGCAACGGATCGATGCGATCCTACGGGCCATTGCACGTACTACAGGTACGATGCGAGCGGCCGCTTGACAAGCGAGACGAACCGTCGAGGGCAACGAATCGACCGTACCTACGATCGGCTTGGCCGATTACTGGTCAAGTCCGGTGACAGCACCAGCACTGATACCTTCGCGTACAACGCGGATGAACACGGCGTGACCGCATGGAACGCGACCGAGACCGACTCGCTGCGCGTGCACTTTGGAACAAGTACGCTGGGGCGTGCTGATACTGTAACTACGCATGTCAACGGCACGCGGTTCCAGGTGATCCATGGAGATTTGAGCTCCTGGGCTGGCGTTGACAGCACGGTGATTACGACGACCGCCCCATCGGTAACGTTTAGAAAACGATACCTGTATGCTGATACCACGACCGGTCTTGTAAGCTCCTACAACGATGGATTCAGTACGATGACGTATTCATATACGTCTGACCGACTCCAATCGGCGACAACCAATGTAAGCGGAACTTTGAATACGCTATTCCTTCCGAGCCATGCAGTTGAGTGGACGCAGTTCTCGGCTTCCAGCCTGACCAACTTGAACCGCAGCCAAGCGTACGATCACTTGCTGCGCATCAACCAGATCGCCACCGTTTTCCAGAGCCCGGGCAACGGAACTTCGTTCGCTTATGACTCGCTCGGTAGGCTTGCGCAGACACAGATCCTTGTAGGATGCACGACGGCCGTGGCCGATACGATTTCCGGTATGACGTGGGGCAGTTGTTCCGGCCATTCCGTGCCCAACGTCTATACGTATGACAACGAAGGGAATCGGACTTCTCAAGGCGGAACATACGATACGGGAAACCGGGTGCTTACGAGTAACGGGTTCACGTACACACACGATCTGGACGGAAATATCATCCGGAAGTACAACTCCAGCACCGGCGAGGATCATCAGTACACCTGGAGCTCCGATGGTCGGCTCACCGACGTGTACTATAACGACGGCCTGGGCGACTCGCCGCTTATAGTGCACTACGACTACAATGCATATGGTCAGCCCGTTCTTCGCTCGCTCGATTCTTCGCTTGACCGCGTGTGGGTCTATGACCGCGGCCAGTTGCTAGGCGAGTTCAATGCAGCGAACGGGGAGCAGCGCGTAGCCGAATACCTGTATAACCCAGGTGTGGACGACCCTTATGGTGTGATCACGGGTGCCACGACTCCGACTAGGATCGATTACCTGAAGCTGGATGAGAGCGGAAGTGTTCTGGGTGCGTACGAAGGTACGACGATCACGATGACAGCGAGCTACGACGACTGGGGCGTTCCTTCGGTTGGTGTAGGGCAAGCTGGCAACTTGCTGTGGAAGTCGCTACATCATGACGAGTACACAGGGTTGTATTACGTCCGAGCCAGATGGTATGATCCCTCGCTCGGCAGATTCATGTCCGAGGATCCTGCAGGGTTTGCTGGCGGAGTGAATCCGTATACCTTTGCGGATGACGACCCGATCAACGGCAGCGATCCGAGTGGTATGTTTGGCGGAAGCATTATGAATGCATACAACAGTTGCGGAATCTACTGCCAGTTTGCCAGTGACCTTTACCACAATCGGGGACCGTCCAAGGTACCGCACGCGACATTGAAAGGCGCGAATCCCGGGTGCGTCTTCTGTAACCGTGTGTACTTTATTGGAGTTCATGGGTCGGGTATTATTGGTGCGGGGCCAACAGGAGGGGTTGGGCTCATCCTATGGAGTAATGAAGGGCCTGGGATTTACACTACTGTCGGAGGCGGCTTCGGAGGAGCAGTCGGCGCGGGAATAGCATTGGGCTCATCCACAAACCTATCTTCGTTTCGAGGGTGGTCAAACGGTAGTGGCGCTTCAGTGTGGGGCATCTCCGGCTCCTATTCTGGAAACCAATTGGGCTCGACGTACACAGGCGGCTTTGGGCCGCAGTTAGGGTCGCCGCTACTCCTCATTGGGTCGCAAGCTGATCGCACTTACACGAAGACTCTGACGTTTACGGATTTCGAAGAAGCTGTCATGCAGCCGATACGACTTTGGATAGACCAAGGTATCAACGAGATGAACGCTGCGAGTGGACGTCCACAATGA